Part of the Pseudobdellovibrionaceae bacterium genome is shown below.
TCATAGAAGTTAACCGGAGAGATCTTTTAAGACAGTGGAGGAGGTTGAAGCCTTCACAACCAAAGGAGTGAAGTCAATAAGCTCCAATCAGGTGTCGTAAAAGAAGTCAGAGACACCCATAGTACTCACGAAGACAAGGAAACCTGTCGAGACTCAACGGACGAAGTCAGAGGAAGGGGTTGTCAGGTCCAGAAGGAACTTGGATTTGCAATTGTGTATGTAATGAGGATCTTGAGATGAACCAACATCCAACCGGGGCTAGGAAGTACATGTCCCTTAGCCCACAAACAAGACACATTCGGATCCGGGTGGCCGAGCATGCAAAGAAAGGTCGTAAGCAGTGGGATCTATATCGCTATCTTACAGACCCATACCTCCTGGCTGATGCGCTAGAGTTGGTGATTAAGAACCGCGGTAGCGCGGGTCTTGACCAAGTTACCGTAGTGTCGGTTAAGGGCAAGGAATGGGATTTCGTGAAAGATCTGAGTGAGCGACTCAGAGTGAGGACTTATCAACCGGGTCCGGTCAAACGCACTTACATCCCCAAAAGCAATGGGGAGCAAAGGCCTTTGGGTATTCCTAACCTGGAGGACCGCGTGGTCCAACGGGTGCTCGTACTGCTATTGGAGGTGGTTTACGAGCAAAGGTTTCATGATTGTTCCTATGGGTTTCGGCCGCATAGGAAAGCGGTAGATTGTGTAGCCAAAGTGGCTCAACAAGTCTACCGCCATCGACACATCTTGGAGGCTGACATCGAGAAGTTCTTCGATCAAGTCAGTCACAATAAACTCTTAAAAATGCTGACAAGAGAGATCTGTGATCCCCGAATTCTCCGGTTGATCAGCCAGATGCTTAAGTCAGGTTTTCAGGAGCCCGGTAAGCCTTGGCAGCCCAGTGGTAAAGGGACCCCGCAAGGGGGGCCGCTGTCGCCATTGCTAGCCAACGTTTACCTCCACCATGTGCTTGATGAAAGATTTATGGAAGTCTATGGGCAAAGCTCTAGGGTGAAGCTATTCCGTTATGCTGATGATTTTGTGATTACAGCAAAAACGCAGGCTGAACTCAAGACGGCTCGAAGATTTTTATACATATGGATGCGCGAGGGAGAACTTAGTCTCAAAGAGAGTAAGACTCGAGAGGTGGATATGACCAATGAACGGCGTAGCCATCAATCGAAGTTTGATTTTCTGGGGTTTAAGATTCACCTTCGGGCCTTCACTGATAACCCTGAGCGATTTTGGATTGCTAGGCAACCATCAGAAAAGGCCCGTCGCAGTTTGAAGGCCAGTCTCAAGGAGAAGCTCCACGTTCATCTTACAATGAATGAGGCGCGGGATGTGGTGCAATCGGTATGGCGAGGCTGGTGCAATTACTTTCGGTATTCGAACGGCAACAGCATCATTTACCGAGAACTCCATTCCGTACGCCGCCAAATCTACCAGTACCTCAAGCGGAAGTACCGGAGAGGCGGTCGCCCGGTGCCGTGGCGCAAACTGACGAAGGTAGCCAAGACCATATGGAGACCTATAAAGCCTATAGGTGTGATACCCAATCATCTCGACCACAAGCAAGGTAGCTTGCTTTAATCTGGGAGAGCCGTATACGTGAACGCGTACGTACGGTTCGGTGAGGGCTGAGGGGCTGGTGGTAATGCCAGCTGCCTCGGCTACTCGGTAATTACCCGGGCTTTTATCCGGGTGTTTTGGCAACTAACTAAAATCACTAATAACTACTTTCAATGGGTTATCAGGGGCGGGACTTAATTTAGAAGTGGCACCGCTTCGGGGCTCAGGTCAGTAGCCTTCAAGGAGTTTTTTTCTCCAGGTCGTGAATCAAGCCCATTACTGTTTTGAAGGCTTCTTTAAAACTTATGGCATTGGGAATAGAGTCCACAGCACTGGCCCAACCCCGTTCAAGCCAACCCGTATTGATATTTTTGATTTCTTGATAGAAAGACTTTGGTAATTCTGTTGAGCGAAATTCAAAAGATCGTTTGAGGGCTTTTTTGAGTGTAGGGCCGTCAGCCTTTGGCAAAAACACCACAAGATCATGAACATCTTTGGAGCGAGAGTTTTGATCTCCGTGAGAAATCAAAGCATGAAGTTTTTCAGCACAAATCGTTTCAATAGGATAGACAGACCAACTGATTTCTTCATTGTCAGCAAGTAGCGACGGGGTTTGCTTCTTTTGAGGCCCTGGAGTTATAGGGTCGCCAATCCCCAAATCAAAATGGACAATTTGAGCTTTTTTAAGATTTTTAAAAACTTCACCAATGCCTGCTCGATATGTGTGGCGAATTCCTCCGTACTCTCCTTGGGTGGCCAGATCAATCTGACTTTCAAAACGGAACCATACACCATCATTCAAATCAGTTTCGGCCTGCTTTTTCACTTGCTCCAGAGTCTCATCAACATTGGCTTTCACAAGCAATGCATCGAGGTCAACCGTGTAGCGAGGGGAATCGTAGACCTTGAGCCCGACAAACCCACCTTTAAAAACAAGATTGCTCGCCAGCTTTTTATCAGCGATGAGACGAGCCACTAATCGTTCAATCAAAAAAGTGGTCTCAAGGTCTCTTGGGTCAATATTTAGTTTTTTTCCAAGATCGATAATCTTTTGTCTTACAGATGTGCCCTTTGCTTTTGTGGTCATTGTATTGCTCCAATGATTGCCTCGGAGTATCTATTGAAATAGGAATCAAGGCCAAGTTCCTTTGCGGTCATTCCAATTTTTTTAAGTGTTGTTTGTCGTTGTTGAATAGCTTTTCGACAAGCTTTAATAGCTGTTCTCTCTCCCATTTTTGAAGCAAGTTTAAAAGCCTCTGCAATGGCACGCTCAATAGAAACAATTTTATAACCCCTTCCTTCGACAATACCTTTATCAAGAGGGGTTTTTGTTCTTATGAGACGATATGAGCGATTGCTGGTTATTTTATGAGGGGGAACAAGTACCCACGTTTGCTTTGGAACCTGTTCGGCAAGGTTATAATAAAAAAGGGCGGATAGACCACCAATTACAGCTTCAGGCCCAAGCTTTGCGTAAGCAATTTGGAAATCATATTCACGGTCTAGACTTGCTTCTGGGTGAAGGAATATTCCACGATCCACCCTTTTAATTTTTTCTTGCTTAACAAGTTTGGAAAGACTTTGTTGGCTAATCCCTATTTCTTTGGCTTGAGCCAGTGTAAAGATTCCGAACTTTTTAAGCTTTTTTTCTTGAGCCTTTGTCATGTATATAGCATTGCGTGAAATTTAACATTTTTCAATAAAAATGTTATTTTTCACCCCGACACCATTGCGTGAAATTTAACATTTCTTAGGAAAAATGTCATATTTCACCGTATACCGTTTTAGGAATTAATATTTATATGAGGCCCAATGAAGCCCACGGCCTTCTAACTTATTGACTTTACAGAGGTTTATTTTATTAAATATACCTCCACCATTTCGTCCGAAGATGACTCTATGACTTTACCACTCACAGTCGTTCAGAGATGTAAGCTCCTTCGGGAATCGAACATCGGCGTAGCCGATTTGTCGAAGATCGTTCGCTGTGGCAAATGGTGTCGGAAGGGCCCAGACCCGCCGACTAAAACCTCCTGCGGCTTTCGGTTGGGGTGACCCACGGGAGTTAAGTAGCAGGCGAAAAGTGGTACGAGGTACTGTGCGCAAGTAACATTCATCAGCCTCAACACAAGTAAACAGCTAAAAAGGCGGCTTCGATGAGCCTCGCTTCTTCGAAGCTCTCATCTCGCTGGGAAGACGATGCTAGACCCAAGCGGTTGGCGACGTAGAAGGCAAGACTGTGTGGGAGAACTCTGGGTTTGAAATTGTGTATGTAATGAGGATCTTGAGATGAACCAACATCCAACCGGGGCTAGGAAGTACATGTCCCTTAGCCCACAAACAAGACACATTCGGATCCGGGTGGCCGAGCATGCAAAGAAAGGTCGTAAGCAGTGGGGTTTACGAGCAAAGGTTTCATGATTGTTCCTATGGGTTTCGGCCACATTGGAAAGCGGTGGATTGTGTGGCCAAAGTGGCTCAACAAGCCTATCGCCATCGACACATCTTGGAAGCTGACATCGAGAAGTTCTTCGATCAAGTCAGCCACAATTAACTTATGAAAATGCTGACAAGAGAGATCTGTGATCCCCGGATTTTCCGGTTGATCAGCCAGATGCTCAAGTCAGGTTTTCAGGAGCCCGGTAAGCCTTGGCAGCCCAGTGGTAAAGGGACCCCACAATGGGGTCCACTATACTGTTTACCGAGAACTCCATTCCGTGCGCCGCCAAATCTACCAGTACCTCAAGCGGAAGTACCGGAGAGGCGGTCGTCCCGTGCCGTGGCGCAAACTGACGAGGGTAGCCAAGACCAGATGGAGATCCATAAAGCCCATAGGTGTGATGCCCAATCATCCCGACCACAGGCCAGGTAGCTTGCTTTGATCTGGGAGAGCCGTATACGTGAACGCGTACGTACGTACGGTTCGGTGAGGGCTGAGGGGCTGGTGGTATTGCCAGCGGCCTCGGCGACTCTGATTATCAAATCGATTTGATAGTGAGTAACTTCTTTGTTTTAATAAAAAGCATTGAGAGCGAGACTTTGATGGGAGAGCCAAAATGGCGGTAGAGGTATTTGAATCCATAAAAGTGCCGACTTCAACGGTATGGAAGACTGTCACAGATATAGAAAACTGCGATCAGATTCTTACAGCCATACTCAGAATAGAGATTTTAGTAAAACCAAAAAATGGTATTGTCGGCTTAAAGTGGAGAGAGACACGAAAAATGCTCGGTAAAGAGGCTGCTGAAACAATGTGGATAACAAGAGCTGAAGAGGGTCATTGGTACGAAACTCAGGCGCTGAACTCAGGCTGTGAGTATAATACGCGGGTTTCTGTCATAGAAACAGCCGAAGGAACTAAACTCTTCATGAGGTTTGATGCCACACCAAAGACTTTCTTGGCTAGGCTGCTTTCTCCTTTAGGCTTCTTGTTTTCAGGTATGATTAAGAAGGCTTTACGACAAGACTTAATGGATATTAAAAACAACCTAGAGAGCCGGTAAAGAAGTTTTTATCTAATTGGTTTTCTTAACACTTTTTTTGGAGGGGAAAATGAAAGACAACAAAGGGATGATGAAGGGGATGATTTTAGGAGGCATAACCGCTTTCGTATTTGTATTTTTGTTTGAGTTCTTAGTTCACGGCTTTTTACTGAAAGGTCCTTACGAAGCCACAATGAGTGTCTGGCGGCCACAGGAACAATCGAATATGGCGGTAATGTTATTAAGCCAGTTTCTTTTTGCTATGTCAGTGGCATTCTTTTACCCAATTGTTGGTCCCGACAAGGCAGGCAAGAAGGCCGTTCCGTTTGGAATTGGGCTTGGTCTCGTTATGGCTATGCCACAGATAGCGACGTACAGCTACTTACCTATTCCAATTTCTATAAGTCTCTATTGGGCTATAGCCTCATTTGGTAAGGCTTTTGGTTGCTCCTTTATTGTTTCGAAGATCTTTAACAAATTTGCTAACAAAATGTAAACAGGGGTATTTGGTTAAATCAAAAAACTGTGACTGCTGCATGATGCCTTTAGCGAAAGACACCCTTCCCGATAGTTGGACCCATAAAGTTTCTGGTGGCGGGCTTGATGACGGGGTGACCTTTCACTGCTATTGGCTTCCATTGGAGGGGGCAGAGGCAAAGCTGAGTGGTAGTATGGGAGTCTCGGCGTGGAAGGTATTATAATTAAAAAATAAAATCCTGATCAGTTCGAACAAAATAGGGGAAAATTAGAGGGATCTGAGTGAGTACCGTTTTCACAAAAATCATAAAGGGTGAATAGCCAGGGTCATTTGTATATCAAGATGACCTTTGTTCTGTTTTTATGGATATTCATCCGATCGGTGACGGCCACTTGCTTGTAGTACCATCAGAAGAAAGGGCCCGATTGGTAGATTTGCCGCCTGAAACTGTCGGTCAATTGTTTCGGGTTGCACAAAAAATTATTCGAGCCCTAGATGCCTCAAGTCTTTCGCCAGATGGCTATAATCTATTTTTATCAGATGGAGAAGTTGCTGGCCAAGAAGTGCCACATAGTCACTTGCATATCCTTCCGCGGAAAACAGATGATAAAATCGCTGTTTCTTTCGGATCGGAGAAGCTCTGTCACCACTTCGAGACGAAGGCGTGTTTATAATTGGAAGTGGGAATTCTTACCATAATGTTGGCAACATGTTTAACCCGACAAGAAAAGCCATTAGTGGTTCAGCAAAGTTTGACGAGTCGCTAAAATCAACTTTGAGTTTAGATGTTGATCGACGAAGACCTGAGCTCCTACGATGGGCGAGCGCGCCTGCGGCTAGAAATGACCCGGCAATGGTGACCTGGAGTGGTACTATAAATGGCACTGTTAATACTGCATTTCATTTTCAAGAAAGTGGTCGCTAGGCTCGCCAAATCGGCATTTTGGTGGTAATCCACGAGCATGATACACTTTTCAAATGTTTCAAAACACTACGGCAACAAAGTTCTCTACAGTAATGCCAGCTTTCAGTTGAATGCGGGCGAAAAAGTGGGGCTTGTTGGTCCTAACGGGGCCGGCAAAACCACGATTTTTCGTATGATCGTGGGTGAAGAGCGGCCCGATGAGGGGCAGGTGGTGTGTCCAGATAAGGTGACCATCGGTTATTTTTCTCAGAATATCGCTGAGATGGGTGGTAAAAGCGTAATAGACGAAGTTAAGTCGGCAGCCGGCAACTTATCCGACATTGAAACTCGGCTTCCGTTACTCGAGGCCAAAATGTGTGAGCCCCTGGATGATGATGAAATTGCCAGGGTGTTAGAAGAATATGGGCATCTGCAGAGTGAATTTGAAAGTAAGGGTGGCTACGAGCTAACGGCTAGAGCTGAAGAGATTATCACGGGCTTGGGGTTTCCTCCAGATTCACATCATCGCCCTGTTGACGGGTTTAGTGGTGGCTGGAAAATGAGAATTGCATTAGCCAAGATTCTATTGATCAAGCCCGATGTGCTTTTGATGGACGAGCCTACAAACCATTTAGATTTGGAGTCGATCATTTGGCTTGAGTCATGGATCAAGCAATTTGAGGGTGCGGTTTTAATGACGAGCCACGACCGAGAGTTTATGAATCGCTTAGTCACTAAAATATTCGAAGTGGCTCATCAAACGGTGACCACCTATGGTGGCAACTACGATTTTTATGAACGAGAGCGAGATGTGCGCCGGGCCCAACTTGTTGCAGCTGCCAAGCGGCAAGAAGACATGCTTGCAAAAGAAGAACAATTTATTTCGAGATTTGCAGCCCGAGCGTCTCATGCCGCGCAAGTGCAGTCGCGAGTAAAAAAAGTGGAGAAGATCGAACGTATAGAGGTGCCTCAAGAAGAAAAAGCTATCCAGTTTGTGTGGCCTGAGCCACCTAGGAGCGGCGAAGAGGTTTTTAAGTTTGAAGGCTTAAAGAAAAGCTATCCACTGGAAGACGGCAAAGACTTGAGGGTTTTTGAAAACCTTAACGGGCTTGTAAAAAGACTAGATCGCATTGCGGTCTCTGGAGTGAACGGTGCCGGTAAGTCAACATTGCTAAAAATTGTGACGGGTCAAATAGAGCCTTCTGGTGGTGAATGCAAGCTGGGGGCCGGAGTGCTCATCGGGTACTTTAGTCAAAACTCTCTAGACATACTTGATAAAAACAAGACAATTATTGAAGAGCTACACGACCGGTTTCCAACTCAAAACCTGGGTTACTTAAGAAATCTGCTGGGGGCATTTAAGTTTTCAGGTGACGAAGTAGAAAAGAAGATTTCGGTATTGTCGGGTGGTGAAAAAAGCAGAGTGGTACTGGCTACTATTTTGGCGCAGCCGGTTAATTTTTTGGTTTTGGATGAGCCCACAAACCATCTTGATATTCAATCGCGAGAAGTGCTTTTAGATGCCGTTAAGAAGTTTCCTGGAACTGTCATGGTGGTCAGTCACGACCGGCATTTTCTAAGGCAAATCACCAATAGAGTTTTTCATCTCGACCACCATGAGCTTCATGTTTATGATGGTACTTGGGATGAATACCAAGAGCGGGTGAGTGGATTACCATTGAGCTAGCTCTAGATGTGGATTAACCAAAAATATTTGTGTGGTAAATTGCGAAATTATTTTGAAAATTCGGTAGATCGGACAGTGGGGGACAGTAAATGAAAGTGTTTTTAACGTTGGGAATGCTTTTGGTCTCGAACGTTTTCATGACATTTGCTTGGTATGGTCATTTGAAAACACTCAACTCAAAGCCACTAATTATAGCTATTCTTGTAAGTTGGGGGGTTGCTTTTTTTGAGTATTGTTTTCAAGTCCCTGCCAACAGAATTGGTTTTACGTATTTTTCGCTGCCGCAATTAAAAATAATTCAAGAAGTAATCACACTTGCCGTTTTTGTGGGATTTTCTTTTTTTTTCATGGGCATTAAACCAACAATAAACTTTGTCTGGGCCGGAATGTGCCTTGTTGGAGCCGTGTATTTTATTTTTAGAGATGCAATGGCGTGAGTTTTAGGTGGTAAACAGAAAATGCAAACATTTGTAGTTTTATTGGTGGCTGGTTTTCACGTTTGTTTTATGATTTTAGAGGTATTTTTTTGGACCAAGCCCATTGGTTTGAAGATTTTTGGGCAATCGCTTGAGAAAGCGAAGCTTTCAGCAGTATTGGCTGCCAATCAAGGGTTGTATAATGGATTTTTGGCGGCGGGCTTGGCTTGGGGTGCATTTGCGGAAGATCCTCAGATGGCTTCGCAAATTCAAATCTTTTTTCTATCCTGCGTGGCCTTAGCGGGGATTTACGGCGCGTGGACGGTGAGTCGAAAGATTCTATTTGTACAAGCCCTCCCGGCAATCTTAGGGCTTGGGCTCATATTCTTTAGCTGAGTGTCTTGTGATGATTGAGCCAAACCATGTTCTCTCGATAAAAAAACAAAAATCAAACTTAAGAAAGTGCGATTCGGTATGAAGGCATTTGAAGTGGGGTCTAAAGTATTTTGGAAGTGGATGGGGCGACCGATTTCTGGTGAAGTGAAAGAAGTATTTTTTAAGCCAGTAGAAAAAGTGATCAAAGGTAAGAAGATTAAAAGAAATGGATCTTCAGAAAAGCCGGCCTACTTGGTGTTGTCCAGCGCAGGCAACTTGGCGTTGAAGCTGCATTCAGAGCTGTTTGTTAGCCAGCCTGAGAAAAAGAAACGAAGTGGTCCCACGCCAAAGTTATTTAGTGACGATTGATGAGCCCTGGGCTAGAGATTTTTTAGAACCACCATGGGCTGTGCCATTTAAGGGGCGTCGTGAAAGAAAAGATCCTTTTTTTATGTACCGGAAATTCTTGTCGCTCTCAGATGGCAGAGGGTTGGGGGCGTCATTTCAAGTCTGATCGTTTTGATTTCTTTTCTGCCGGCACTAAGAAGCATGGGCTGAATCCTATGGCGGTTAGGGTGATGAACGAGGCGGGTGTGGATATTTCATCCCATGTTTCGAAAACAACAGAAGACCTCGACGGCCATGAATTTACTTATGTGGTCACCGTATGCTCGGATGCTCATGAGACGTGTCCTTACTTTTCTGGGCAGGGAAAGATAGTTCACCACGGATTTGATGATCCGCCCCGATTGACAAAAAATATGACGGACGAGGGCCAGATTCTTGAGGTTTACCGACGAGTGAGAGATGAAATCCGAGACTTCGTTTTGAAAATAGAACAGGAGCTCGAGAAACAATGACTTTTGTGGTTTTTGAAGGGAAATCATTAATGTCTTGATCTTGGCGGTTTTCCTAATTCAGACTGATCTCTGGAGAATTTATGCGCATTAGACGGAAGCGATAGCTGAAACGGGGTACACGACTAGATGTGGAAAAGTAGTTGGATTTTGGTATTTTCAATCTTCGCAGGGAAAGTGACAATGGCCGAGCTAAATCTAAAAGAATGCCCCAGTAGCCCGAATTGTGTGTCTACTCAAACGAGTCAGCCTGATAAGCTCATGTCGCCCATTCCATTTTCGGTAAAACCTGAAGTGGTTCGTTCAATCATTGAAAAGGTCATGTTGGGTTGGCTAAGGGTAGAGGTCTTGACTAAAGAAAACAATTACTTTCATTTTAGCTTGAAAAGCGCAGTTTTTCGGTTTGTTGATGACATAGAATTTATAGTTGATGAGAAAAGTCAGCATATACACTTTCGATCGGCCTCAAGGGTGGGTTACTCCGATTTGGGCGTGAATCGAAAACGGATGTCAGAAATTACTAAGAAAATCTAAGAGGAGTTAAGACTTTCAAGTAAACCATCAATCTAAGAATTGGCTTCTCTCTTCGGGCGTTGGGAGTCGGCAGCTGTCTTTCTTGCCGAATAGCCTATATCTATGGGAGGCGATGAAATCATAAGCGGCATCCCTCATTGGCGCTGGAAAAATGCGAAAGATCGACAGCACCCACCAAATTGACCCGAGATCACGAAAGATTCGCAACACGGCAGTGGACTTTGTCATCTCAAGACCGTCTTGAACAAGCACTAAACTATCAAGGTTATCAATGTGCGACCTATCAATCGTAGTTTTTGCGACATCCCCTTGTAGAGGTGAAACCTTGTATATTTTGGATCGGTCTTCTTTTAACAAAAAGTCGATAAATCCGTTACAGAGGCCACATACGCCGTCAAAAAACAAAATAGGCGAAGTTGATGGTTCGCGCTTTGGCTGCTTGATCCACCGAGAATCAAAAGTAAACAAGTGTACAATGAGCACACCGCTAGTGAGATCGGCAAAGTCAATGGTTGTGATAATACCCAGATGCATGCCCACGATCCCTAACCAAGCAAAAGGACGTGTTTTCGAAATCAAGGCTAACGGCAAAAAAAGTATTTCAAGAGCCAATGAACTCCAGGTAAGAAAGCGATTGATACCGTCATGATCTAGCAAGAGCCCCCTCAAGAAAGTGTCACGCGCCAGCGGGTTTTCTAAAACATTTTGAATCGCCGTACCGTCTACCCAGCTCGGGCTGCCCAGCTTGTGAAGTCCACTGGCCGTGTAGCCAAGGGCTAAGAGCAGCCATGCGCCCCAGTAAATTTCTTTTGGGAACTCCCATTGAGGATCTTCTTCTGATCGAGAAAGGGGTTCGCCTGGGGGTATCAACGTTAAAGCTAAAAGTATCCAACCAATAAATGGGAGGCCCGGATTTCCTGTAAATATATTTCTGTTAAACAAACAGGCCCACCCGTACCACAATAACAAAGCGACCAAGCGTCGTTTGTAGCCTGCAAGTAATAACAGCGAAAGCAAACAAAGGCCCACCAAAAAGATCTGCACAAAAAAGGGAGTATCTAAAGCGTACAGCATATTTGGGAAAATGGAACTTGTCGGGTTCATTTTGCCATCAGGCAAAAGGCCGGCATTGCTGAACATTTCACTTCCCCAGGGTATGAGCGCAGAAAAATGTACAAATAAATAAGACGAAAACACGATTCTAAAAAAAGAAAACTGATAGGGCGTAACCGGGCTCATGGGCACATCACCTTAATCTCATGGGGCTTTGGCGGCGTATTCATTTTTGACAAGACGACTATTTGGACGGCGTCAAATGTCACATCAATAGAAAACTCTCTTGCCAGTGGGCCGTTATTGCAAAAAGCATTTTTTAAAATCGTATTTAACAATTCTCTTTCTTGCGGCTGGTTGAGATAGGGGCCGTAGGCAAAAACGGCGCCAAATACATTTCGCCTGTTGTAGGGGCCGAGGAGCTGGCTATAAAGTTTCGGAGTGATTTTTTGACCATAAACTTCGTGATTGTCTTTGAAGAGTTTAAGATAAAAGTCGGCATTAAAGGTTTCATTTCCGCGAAAATGACTAAACACCAATGGAAGAGGTGAGGCCACAGTAGCCAGGCCGAGGCCTCGAAGCGCGCTGAAGCCAGGGATCATTCCAAAAACCTGAAACAGACCTACAAAAATAAGTATGTAGTATGGCCACCGGCGGCTATTCATCTAGATCCCGTTTCTGATTTACATTTTTAAAAGTAAGCATTTTATAAAACATCAGCTCTCTTTCTAGGCGAAACCCACATGTGACCTCT
Proteins encoded:
- the ltrA gene encoding group II intron reverse transcriptase/maturase codes for the protein MNQHPTGARKYMSLSPQTRHIRIRVAEHAKKGRKQWDLYRYLTDPYLLADALELVIKNRGSAGLDQVTVVSVKGKEWDFVKDLSERLRVRTYQPGPVKRTYIPKSNGEQRPLGIPNLEDRVVQRVLVLLLEVVYEQRFHDCSYGFRPHRKAVDCVAKVAQQVYRHRHILEADIEKFFDQVSHNKLLKMLTREICDPRILRLISQMLKSGFQEPGKPWQPSGKGTPQGGPLSPLLANVYLHHVLDERFMEVYGQSSRVKLFRYADDFVITAKTQAELKTARRFLYIWMREGELSLKESKTREVDMTNERRSHQSKFDFLGFKIHLRAFTDNPERFWIARQPSEKARRSLKASLKEKLHVHLTMNEARDVVQSVWRGWCNYFRYSNGNSIIYRELHSVRRQIYQYLKRKYRRGGRPVPWRKLTKVAKTIWRPIKPIGVIPNHLDHKQGSLL
- a CDS encoding nucleotidyl transferase AbiEii/AbiGii toxin family protein, which codes for MTTKAKGTSVRQKIIDLGKKLNIDPRDLETTFLIERLVARLIADKKLASNLVFKGGFVGLKVYDSPRYTVDLDALLVKANVDETLEQVKKQAETDLNDGVWFRFESQIDLATQGEYGGIRHTYRAGIGEVFKNLKKAQIVHFDLGIGDPITPGPQKKQTPSLLADNEEISWSVYPIETICAEKLHALISHGDQNSRSKDVHDLVVFLPKADGPTLKKALKRSFEFRSTELPKSFYQEIKNINTGWLERGWASAVDSIPNAISFKEAFKTVMGLIHDLEKKTP
- a CDS encoding type IV toxin-antitoxin system AbiEi family antitoxin domain-containing protein → MTKAQEKKLKKFGIFTLAQAKEIGISQQSLSKLVKQEKIKRVDRGIFLHPEASLDREYDFQIAYAKLGPEAVIGGLSALFYYNLAEQVPKQTWVLVPPHKITSNRSYRLIRTKTPLDKGIVEGRGYKIVSIERAIAEAFKLASKMGERTAIKACRKAIQQRQTTLKKIGMTAKELGLDSYFNRYSEAIIGAIQ
- a CDS encoding SRPBCC family protein; the protein is MAVEVFESIKVPTSTVWKTVTDIENCDQILTAILRIEILVKPKNGIVGLKWRETRKMLGKEAAETMWITRAEEGHWYETQALNSGCEYNTRVSVIETAEGTKLFMRFDATPKTFLARLLSPLGFLFSGMIKKALRQDLMDIKNNLESR
- a CDS encoding HIT domain-containing protein, coding for MDIHPIGDGHLLVVPSEERARLVDLPPETVGQLFRVAQKIIRALDASSLSPDGYNLFLSDGEVAGQEVPHSHLHILPRKTDDKIAVSFGSEKLCHHFETKACL
- a CDS encoding ABC-F family ATP-binding cassette domain-containing protein; this encodes MIHFSNVSKHYGNKVLYSNASFQLNAGEKVGLVGPNGAGKTTIFRMIVGEERPDEGQVVCPDKVTIGYFSQNIAEMGGKSVIDEVKSAAGNLSDIETRLPLLEAKMCEPLDDDEIARVLEEYGHLQSEFESKGGYELTARAEEIITGLGFPPDSHHRPVDGFSGGWKMRIALAKILLIKPDVLLMDEPTNHLDLESIIWLESWIKQFEGAVLMTSHDREFMNRLVTKIFEVAHQTVTTYGGNYDFYERERDVRRAQLVAAAKRQEDMLAKEEQFISRFAARASHAAQVQSRVKKVEKIERIEVPQEEKAIQFVWPEPPRSGEEVFKFEGLKKSYPLEDGKDLRVFENLNGLVKRLDRIAVSGVNGAGKSTLLKIVTGQIEPSGGECKLGAGVLIGYFSQNSLDILDKNKTIIEELHDRFPTQNLGYLRNLLGAFKFSGDEVEKKISVLSGGEKSRVVLATILAQPVNFLVLDEPTNHLDIQSREVLLDAVKKFPGTVMVVSHDRHFLRQITNRVFHLDHHELHVYDGTWDEYQERVSGLPLS
- a CDS encoding DMT family protein — its product is MKVFLTLGMLLVSNVFMTFAWYGHLKTLNSKPLIIAILVSWGVAFFEYCFQVPANRIGFTYFSLPQLKIIQEVITLAVFVGFSFFFMGIKPTINFVWAGMCLVGAVYFIFRDAMA
- a CDS encoding DUF1304 domain-containing protein, translated to MQTFVVLLVAGFHVCFMILEVFFWTKPIGLKIFGQSLEKAKLSAVLAANQGLYNGFLAAGLAWGAFAEDPQMASQIQIFFLSCVALAGIYGAWTVSRKILFVQALPAILGLGLIFFS
- a CDS encoding DUF2945 domain-containing protein, with translation MKAFEVGSKVFWKWMGRPISGEVKEVFFKPVEKVIKGKKIKRNGSSEKPAYLVLSSAGNLALKLHSELFVSQPEKKKRSGPTPKLFSDD
- a CDS encoding arsenate reductase ArsC, whose amino-acid sequence is MKEKILFLCTGNSCRSQMAEGWGRHFKSDRFDFFSAGTKKHGLNPMAVRVMNEAGVDISSHVSKTTEDLDGHEFTYVVTVCSDAHETCPYFSGQGKIVHHGFDDPPRLTKNMTDEGQILEVYRRVRDEIRDFVLKIEQELEKQ
- a CDS encoding DUF1499 domain-containing protein; amino-acid sequence: MAELNLKECPSSPNCVSTQTSQPDKLMSPIPFSVKPEVVRSIIEKVMLGWLRVEVLTKENNYFHFSLKSAVFRFVDDIEFIVDEKSQHIHFRSASRVGYSDLGVNRKRMSEITKKI
- a CDS encoding DUF393 domain-containing protein — translated: MSPVTPYQFSFFRIVFSSYLFVHFSALIPWGSEMFSNAGLLPDGKMNPTSSIFPNMLYALDTPFFVQIFLVGLCLLSLLLLAGYKRRLVALLLWYGWACLFNRNIFTGNPGLPFIGWILLALTLIPPGEPLSRSEEDPQWEFPKEIYWGAWLLLALGYTASGLHKLGSPSWVDGTAIQNVLENPLARDTFLRGLLLDHDGINRFLTWSSLALEILFLPLALISKTRPFAWLGIVGMHLGIITTIDFADLTSGVLIVHLFTFDSRWIKQPKREPSTSPILFFDGVCGLCNGFIDFLLKEDRSKIYKVSPLQGDVAKTTIDRSHIDNLDSLVLVQDGLEMTKSTAVLRIFRDLGSIWWVLSIFRIFPAPMRDAAYDFIASHRYRLFGKKDSCRLPTPEERSQFLD